GTAGTTTGTTAAGACCTATTTTGTCGGCAAGTTCAAAAGGTCCGTATTGCGAGCCCATGCTTACTTTCATTATTTCGTCGATGTTTTCTATAGTTGCTACACCTTCCATAAGAATTTCGCAGGCTTGATTGATGATAATGCAGTTCATACGAGATGAAACATTGCCCGGGGACTCGGCTATCTCTATAGCTTCTTTTTGAAGCATTTTTAAAAATCTTAAAGCGTAATTGTAACTCTTGTCGTCGGTGTATTGACTTCTGACCAATTCGACAATATTTGCCGTACTGATGGGTGATATAAAGTGTATTCCTATTAGTCGTGACGGATTTGTAAGTACGCTTGCAAGCTCCGAAACCATTATAGTTGACGAATTTGAAACTAGTACGGTATTATTTCTTACAACGTTTTCAATGTCTTTCAAAACATTTCTTCTGTTTTCGAGTGTTGTACCTTTTCTGTAATTGCTTATAGATTCTATCACAATATCGCTGTCGGCTAGGTCGTACATGTGATTTGTAACACTTATTCTCGATAAAATCAATCGTTTTTCGCTTTCGGTCATGCCCCAACAATTAATTTCCTGATCGAGCATTTCCGTGATGGTACCTAAAATTTTGTTTGATTCTCCTTCGGTTTTGTTGTAAGCCAACACTTCAAAACCGCTTTTACTCGCAGTTTTAATTATTTCACAGCTAACTCTGCTTGTGCCTACAAAACCTATTTTCGATATTGTATTAACATCGTTGGTTTTTTGCTGTTGCAGCAAATCTTTTATTTCGCCGATTATCTCTGACATAGTATTTAATTTATATTATGGTTATTAAGAAATTTATTTTTTATGCAAAGTTATACTATTAAAATCAAAGAAAGTAATTTTTATTAAAAAAAAGATGTTTATGTTGTCCGAAATAAGTATTTGCAAAGTTTGTATTACAAATTTCAATAATATCCTATGTATGTTTGGCTCGAAAATTAATATACTGCGCAAAAGTAATTTGTGTTTCAAATAATGTTGTAAATTTGCAGGCAAAATTTTAGAACTCTTGAGCGGTTTAACATCTTCGTTTATCAATAATTTTATAGAGGTACTTGAAAAAAAACCAAAAGTACTTATCACAACGCATTACAACCCCGATGGCGATGCAGTTGGTTCGTCATTAGCTTTGTATTTGTTTTTAAAAGCTTTTGACGTTGATGCAAAAGTGTTGGTTCCGAATGACATTCCTGATTTTTTGATGTGGCTCAGTGGTTCCGAAGACGTAGTGAATTACAAGCAAGATACGGAGCAAGGTCTTTATTTAATAAAAAATGCTGAAGCTGTTTTTTGTTTAGATTTTAACGTGCTAAGTCGTGTCATTTTATTTGAAGATGAATTGCTTAAAAGCGATGCAACGTTTTTCCTCATCGACCATCATCTCGACCCTGCCGATACTTTCAATCACGTTTATTCTGAGCAAAATGTATCGTCAACATCGGAGCTTTTATTTAACTTGCTTATAGAAGTTGAAAACAAGTTGCAAAAGAAAATCATTAATAAAGCAATAGCCGAAAATATATTTGTAGGAATTATGACAGATACCGGCTCATTTGCTTATTCGTGTAATAATAAAGA
Above is a window of Lentimicrobiaceae bacterium DNA encoding:
- a CDS encoding 3-hydroxyacyl-CoA dehydrogenase NAD-binding domain-containing protein, encoding MSEIIGEIKDLLQQQKTNDVNTISKIGFVGTSRVSCEIIKTASKSGFEVLAYNKTEGESNKILGTITEMLDQEINCWGMTESEKRLILSRISVTNHMYDLADSDIVIESISNYRKGTTLENRRNVLKDIENVVRNNTVLVSNSSTIMVSELASVLTNPSRLIGIHFISPISTANIVELVRSQYTDDKSYNYALRFLKMLQKEAIEIAESPGNVSSRMNCIIINQACEILMEGVATIENIDEIMKVSMGSQYGPFELADKIGLNKLQRQMDNLYDEFGVQIFKCSSIIRRLVRSGKMGKESGQGFYKYDSNGKIIGTSVTFSEIM
- a CDS encoding bifunctional oligoribonuclease/PAP phosphatase NrnA, with protein sequence MSGLTSSFINNFIEVLEKKPKVLITTHYNPDGDAVGSSLALYLFLKAFDVDAKVLVPNDIPDFLMWLSGSEDVVNYKQDTEQGLYLIKNAEAVFCLDFNVLSRVILFEDELLKSDATFFLIDHHLDPADTFNHVYSEQNVSSTSELLFNLLIEVENKLQKKIINKAIAENIFVGIMTDTGSFAYSCNNKETFIAVSKLIDYGVDVDKAHKKVYDTYSENRLRLLGFALSSNLKVLPQYNTAYIWLSRNDLKRYEYKQGDTEGLVNYALSIKEVCLAVLFVEREDRIRISFRSKGDLSVNIIASKYFGGGGHKNASGGDSYKSLEETIKDFEDILPLLENEIKTALSDFNK